In Thioalkalivibrio paradoxus ARh 1, the following are encoded in one genomic region:
- a CDS encoding NuoB/complex I 20 kDa subunit family protein codes for MGIEGVLEKGFVTTSADKLINWARTGSMWPMTFGLACCAVEMMHAGAARYDLDRFGIVFRPSPRQSDVMIVAGTLVNKMAPALRKVYDQMAEPRWVISMGSCANGGGYYHYSYAVVRGCDRIVPVDVYVPGCPPTAEALLYGIIQLQNKIRRTNTIAR; via the coding sequence ATGGGAATAGAAGGCGTTCTCGAGAAAGGCTTCGTCACCACCTCGGCCGACAAGCTGATCAACTGGGCGCGCACCGGGTCGATGTGGCCGATGACGTTCGGGCTGGCGTGCTGCGCGGTCGAGATGATGCATGCCGGGGCGGCCCGCTATGACCTCGATCGCTTCGGGATCGTGTTCCGGCCGAGTCCCCGGCAGTCGGACGTGATGATCGTCGCCGGCACACTGGTGAACAAGATGGCCCCGGCGCTGCGCAAGGTCTACGACCAGATGGCCGAGCCGCGCTGGGTGATCTCGATGGGCTCCTGCGCGAACGGCGGCGGCTACTACCACTATTCCTACGCAGTCGTGCGCGGCTGCGACCGCATCGTTCCGGTGGACGTCTATGTCCCCGGGTGTCCGCCGACCGCGGAGGCGCTGCTGTACGGGATCATCCAGCTGCAGAACAAGATCCGCCGCACCAACACCATTGCCCGCTGA
- the glmM gene encoding phosphoglucosamine mutase — translation MGKYFGTDGIRGRTGRWPMTPDFALQLGYAVGEVLGRQSSGPVLVGKDTRVSGYMFESALEAGLSAAGTDIALLGPMPTPAVAYLTRTFRAAAGVVISASHNPYEDNGFKFFTPDGDKLPDALEQAIEERLERPLGQLDSRNLGKAERVKDAAGRYIEFCKSAIPARSQLRGLRVVVDCAHGATYNVTPQVFAELGADVDTLGTRPDGYNINADCGALYPDAVAQRVVAGGADLGVALDGDGDRVILADERGEIVDGDEILGILALTDPGNGGFDGGVVGTQMSNLGLELALGAAGIPFVRARVGDRYVLEELRRNGWQLGGEGSGHIVCLGHTTTGDGTVAALRIAHLIHRTGRPLSELRQVIQKLPQVLINVPVEGSAAEVLEAPPVRAAMDEVLAELAQNGRVLLRPSGTEPLVRVMVEGQDNGQIVAAAERISSAIREALVAGAVDLGAPGR, via the coding sequence ATGGGGAAATATTTCGGGACCGACGGGATTCGTGGCCGCACCGGCCGCTGGCCGATGACGCCGGACTTTGCGCTGCAGCTGGGCTATGCGGTCGGCGAGGTGCTGGGGCGGCAGAGTTCCGGGCCGGTGCTGGTGGGCAAGGACACCCGTGTTTCCGGTTACATGTTCGAGTCCGCGCTCGAGGCAGGCCTGTCGGCAGCCGGGACCGACATCGCATTGCTGGGCCCGATGCCGACGCCTGCGGTCGCGTACCTGACGCGAACCTTTCGTGCCGCGGCGGGTGTGGTGATCAGTGCCTCGCACAACCCGTACGAAGACAACGGCTTCAAGTTCTTTACCCCCGATGGCGACAAGTTGCCCGATGCGCTGGAGCAGGCGATCGAGGAGCGCCTGGAACGGCCGCTGGGCCAGCTCGATTCGCGCAACCTGGGCAAGGCCGAACGCGTCAAGGATGCGGCCGGCCGGTACATCGAATTCTGCAAGAGCGCGATCCCCGCGCGGTCGCAGCTGCGCGGACTGCGGGTCGTGGTCGACTGCGCGCATGGCGCGACCTACAACGTGACCCCGCAGGTGTTCGCCGAACTCGGTGCCGACGTCGACACCCTTGGAACCCGTCCCGACGGCTACAACATCAACGCCGACTGCGGCGCGCTGTATCCGGACGCGGTGGCACAGCGCGTGGTGGCCGGCGGCGCTGATCTGGGGGTTGCGCTCGACGGCGACGGCGATCGCGTGATCCTTGCCGACGAGCGGGGCGAAATCGTCGACGGTGACGAGATTCTCGGAATCCTGGCGCTGACCGATCCGGGCAACGGCGGGTTCGACGGGGGCGTGGTGGGGACGCAGATGTCCAACCTGGGGCTCGAGCTGGCGTTGGGTGCTGCGGGCATTCCGTTCGTCCGCGCCCGGGTAGGGGACCGCTACGTGCTCGAGGAGCTGCGCCGCAACGGCTGGCAGCTGGGTGGCGAGGGGTCCGGCCACATCGTCTGCCTGGGCCATACCACGACCGGGGATGGGACCGTCGCGGCGCTGCGCATCGCTCATCTGATTCACCGGACCGGACGGCCATTGTCCGAGCTGCGCCAGGTGATTCAGAAACTGCCCCAGGTGCTGATCAATGTTCCGGTCGAAGGGTCTGCCGCCGAGGTGTTGGAAGCGCCTCCCGTGCGCGCCGCGATGGACGAGGTGCTGGCGGAGCTGGCGCAAAACGGGCGGGTGCTGCTGCGTCCCTCGGGCACCGAGCCGCTGGTGCGGGTAATGGTGGAGGGCCAGGACAACGGCCAGATCGTCGCCGCCGCAGAGCGGATTTCGAGCGCGATCCGCGAAGCGCTCGTCGCGGGGGCGGTTGATTTGGGCGCGCCCGGCCGGTAA
- the tpiA gene encoding triose-phosphate isomerase, with protein sequence MRKALVAGNWKMNGSMASNRELLSALKEAIPGSDAVDVAVCPPAVYLPDVRAQLQGGSIAVGGQDCSDETSGAYTGEIAAGMLKEIGCEYVIVGHSERRARQREDSDWVARKFIAAQAAGLVPILCVGEQLADREAGQTEAVVAEQLDAVLDQAGVAAFERGVVAYEPVWAIGTGLTATPEQAAEVHRFIRDRVAARDSSVAGGLRILYGGSVKADNAAGLFALPDIDGGLIGGASLDAGSFVAIVNAAGAARGPGTP encoded by the coding sequence ATGCGCAAGGCTCTGGTCGCAGGGAACTGGAAGATGAACGGTTCGATGGCGTCGAACCGGGAACTCCTGTCGGCGCTGAAAGAGGCCATTCCAGGCAGCGATGCGGTCGATGTCGCGGTGTGCCCGCCTGCGGTCTATCTGCCGGACGTGCGGGCCCAGCTGCAGGGCGGCTCGATTGCGGTCGGCGGCCAGGACTGCTCCGACGAGACCTCGGGTGCCTACACCGGCGAGATCGCAGCCGGCATGCTGAAGGAAATCGGCTGTGAGTACGTGATCGTCGGCCATTCTGAACGCCGGGCGCGGCAGCGCGAGGACAGCGACTGGGTGGCGCGCAAGTTCATCGCAGCCCAGGCCGCGGGGCTGGTACCGATCCTCTGCGTCGGCGAGCAGCTCGCCGACCGTGAGGCCGGGCAGACCGAGGCGGTGGTGGCCGAGCAGCTGGATGCGGTGCTGGATCAGGCCGGCGTGGCTGCGTTCGAGCGGGGCGTGGTCGCCTACGAGCCGGTCTGGGCGATCGGTACCGGGCTCACGGCCACGCCGGAACAGGCCGCCGAAGTGCACCGGTTCATCCGTGACCGGGTCGCGGCACGGGATTCGTCGGTGGCCGGGGGTCTGCGGATCCTGTACGGCGGCAGCGTGAAGGCCGACAACGCCGCGGGCCTGTTCGCGCTGCCCGATATCGATGGTGGACTGATCGGTGGCGCGTCGCTCGATGCCGGCTCGTTCGTCGCGATCGTCAACGCAGCCGGTGCGGCGCGAGGACCGGGAACCCCATGA
- the folP gene encoding dihydropteroate synthase has protein sequence MPVSLTLDCSGRRLRLDRPRIMGVLNVTPDSFSDGGRFLEPEAAVAHARAMVEAGADIIDVGGESTRPGSEPVPFEEELRRVIPVLTALRAALPVPLSIDTSKPEVMRAAVAAGAGLINDVNGLRAPGALAAAADSAAAICVMHMRGTPRSMQREPRYDDVLREVCGFLAERASALRGLGVPADRIVLDPGFGFGKTLEHNVALFRGLAELVSLGYPVLVGVSRKSMLGAILGDRPVEGRVTASAVAAALAAGYGARIVRVHDVAATADALAVQRALGRTVGPPTTGEG, from the coding sequence ATGCCTGTTTCGCTGACCCTCGACTGTTCCGGCCGGCGCCTGCGTCTCGATCGCCCCCGGATCATGGGCGTGCTGAACGTGACGCCGGACTCGTTCTCCGACGGAGGCCGCTTTCTCGAACCGGAGGCCGCGGTGGCGCACGCCCGGGCGATGGTCGAGGCCGGTGCGGACATCATCGACGTCGGCGGCGAGTCCACCCGCCCCGGTTCGGAACCGGTCCCGTTCGAGGAAGAACTGCGGCGGGTGATCCCGGTGCTGACCGCGTTGCGCGCAGCGCTCCCGGTGCCGCTGTCGATCGACACCAGCAAGCCCGAGGTGATGCGTGCAGCGGTCGCGGCCGGCGCCGGCCTGATCAACGACGTGAACGGTCTGCGCGCGCCCGGTGCGTTGGCGGCGGCTGCGGACAGCGCGGCAGCGATCTGCGTGATGCATATGCGGGGCACGCCCCGTTCGATGCAGCGGGAACCCCGTTATGACGACGTCCTGCGCGAGGTATGCGGATTCCTGGCGGAGCGGGCATCGGCGCTGCGCGGGCTTGGCGTGCCGGCCGACCGTATCGTGCTCGATCCCGGGTTCGGATTCGGCAAGACGCTGGAACACAACGTGGCGCTGTTCCGCGGGCTTGCGGAACTGGTGTCGCTGGGATACCCGGTACTGGTCGGCGTCTCGCGCAAGTCGATGCTCGGCGCAATTCTGGGAGATCGGCCGGTGGAGGGTCGGGTCACCGCGAGTGCGGTCGCCGCCGCGCTGGCGGCAGGGTACGGCGCCCGGATCGTGAGGGTACACGATGTGGCGGCGACTGCGGACGCGCTTGCGGTGCAGCGGGCACTGGGCCGGACGGTCGGCCCGCCGACGACAGGGGAGGGATGA
- a CDS encoding NADH-quinone oxidoreductase subunit A produces MLEGYLPILIFLVVGAVAGLVPLALGMAIGPRKPDAAKDSPYECGFEAFEDSRLKFDVRFYLVAILFIIFDLEIAFLFPWAVALGDIGLFGLLAMALFLIILVIGFIYEWKKGALEWE; encoded by the coding sequence ATGCTGGAAGGCTACCTGCCGATACTGATCTTTCTCGTGGTTGGCGCCGTGGCAGGTCTCGTGCCGCTGGCGCTGGGCATGGCGATCGGCCCGCGCAAGCCGGATGCGGCAAAGGATTCCCCCTACGAATGCGGCTTCGAGGCCTTCGAGGACTCGCGGCTGAAATTCGACGTCCGCTTCTACCTGGTCGCGATCCTGTTCATCATCTTCGATCTGGAAATCGCGTTTCTGTTTCCCTGGGCGGTCGCGCTCGGCGACATCGGGTTGTTCGGACTGCTGGCGATGGCGCTGTTCCTGATCATTCTGGTGATCGGCTTCATCTACGAGTGGAAGAAGGGAGCTCTGGAATGGGAATAG
- the rlmE gene encoding 23S rRNA (uridine(2552)-2'-O)-methyltransferase RlmE, which translates to MPKRSKSSQRWLKEHFDDRFVARAQQQGYRSRAVFKLEEIDRRDRLLHRGLRVVDLGAAPGGWSQYAADRVGPTGRIVASDILPMDPIPGVSIVTGDFRENAVLERILEALGDEPADLVLSDMAPNLSGTDAVDQPRAIHLCELALDLALRVLKPNGDFLVKLFQGQGSDDYLRELRLRFRRVVVRKPEASRPRSREVYVLARELRDV; encoded by the coding sequence ATGCCGAAACGCAGCAAGTCCAGCCAGCGCTGGCTGAAGGAACATTTCGACGACCGGTTCGTCGCGCGCGCCCAGCAGCAGGGGTATCGCTCGCGCGCGGTCTTCAAGCTCGAGGAGATCGATCGGCGCGACCGTCTGCTGCACCGAGGCTTGCGCGTGGTCGATCTGGGTGCTGCGCCGGGGGGGTGGAGCCAGTACGCGGCGGACCGGGTTGGACCCACCGGGCGTATCGTGGCGTCGGATATCCTGCCGATGGACCCGATTCCCGGGGTCAGCATCGTCACCGGCGACTTTCGCGAGAATGCGGTGCTGGAACGGATTCTCGAAGCGCTTGGCGATGAACCGGCAGACCTTGTACTTTCCGATATGGCCCCCAATCTCTCCGGAACGGATGCCGTCGACCAGCCGCGCGCGATCCACCTGTGCGAGCTGGCGCTCGACCTTGCGCTCCGTGTGCTGAAACCGAATGGAGATTTTCTCGTCAAACTGTTCCAAGGGCAGGGTTCCGACGACTACCTGCGCGAGCTTCGCCTGCGGTTTCGCCGTGTGGTGGTGCGCAAGCCCGAGGCGTCGCGCCCGCGGTCACGGGAAGTGTATGTATTGGCGCGGGAGCTGCGGGATGTGTAA
- the yhbY gene encoding ribosome assembly RNA-binding protein YhbY, whose amino-acid sequence MNLTEPQRRLLRSLAHPRKPIVTIGRNGLTDSVLAELERALKHHELVKVKVNIGDREGRNAAVSALCDRTGAELVQRIGFVATLFRRNAEHPVISLGPSVS is encoded by the coding sequence GTGAACCTCACCGAACCGCAGCGACGGCTGCTGCGCAGCCTGGCGCACCCGCGCAAACCCATCGTGACCATCGGCCGCAACGGTCTCACCGACTCGGTGCTGGCCGAACTCGAGCGGGCGCTGAAGCATCATGAACTGGTCAAGGTCAAGGTCAATATCGGAGACCGCGAGGGCCGCAACGCCGCGGTCAGCGCCCTCTGCGACCGGACCGGAGCCGAATTGGTGCAGCGCATCGGTTTTGTCGCGACGCTGTTCCGGCGCAATGCCGAACACCCGGTGATCAGCCTGGGCCCCTCGGTCAGTTGA
- a CDS encoding NADH-quinone oxidoreductase subunit C: protein MSESNNWIDVLRAECEPQRVQVGHGEVTIEVAAEQWKAVAQRLREHPELAFDMLVDLCGVDYLEYGRTEWSTEAASRQGFSRGVSPATSGRFTFDDAPEDSGREGPRFAVAVHLLSIAHNRRLRVRAFLSDDDFPAIDSVTEVWASANWFEREAFDLFGILFAGHPDLRRILTDYGFVGHPFRKDFPLIGHVEMRYDPEQRRVIYQPVSIEPRVLVPKVIRDDHRYADDEQAGDERNA from the coding sequence ATGTCCGAAAGCAACAACTGGATCGATGTCCTGCGCGCCGAGTGTGAGCCGCAGCGGGTACAGGTCGGTCATGGCGAGGTCACGATCGAGGTCGCGGCCGAGCAATGGAAGGCCGTCGCACAGCGGTTGCGTGAGCATCCGGAGCTTGCGTTCGACATGCTCGTGGATCTTTGCGGGGTCGACTACCTCGAGTACGGGCGCACCGAATGGTCGACCGAGGCAGCCTCCCGCCAAGGCTTTTCGCGCGGGGTCTCGCCCGCGACCTCCGGGCGGTTCACGTTCGACGACGCTCCGGAAGACTCCGGTCGGGAAGGGCCGCGTTTCGCGGTGGCGGTGCACCTGCTGTCGATCGCGCACAACCGCCGGCTGCGCGTGCGCGCGTTTTTGTCGGACGACGACTTCCCCGCGATCGACTCGGTCACCGAGGTCTGGGCGTCGGCGAACTGGTTCGAGCGCGAGGCCTTCGACCTGTTCGGCATCCTGTTCGCGGGCCACCCGGACTTGCGCCGGATCCTGACCGACTACGGTTTCGTCGGCCACCCGTTCCGCAAGGATTTCCCGCTGATCGGCCATGTCGAGATGCGCTACGACCCCGAACAGCGGCGGGTGATCTACCAGCCGGTGTCGATCGAACCGCGGGTACTGGTGCCGAAGGTGATTCGCGACGACCACCGCTACGCGGACGACGAGCAGGCCGGAGACGAACGCAATGCCTGA
- the secG gene encoding preprotein translocase subunit SecG, translated as MIYGILLVIQVVVALALIALVLMQHGKGADAGAAFGSGASATVFGARGSANFLSRSTAMLAVVFFVNSLSLAYLAASEPETRSLIEQMREQAAQEEMLDESLPMEPIPGRPSDIPD; from the coding sequence ATGATCTACGGCATTCTCCTGGTAATACAGGTGGTGGTGGCGCTGGCGCTGATCGCGCTGGTGCTGATGCAGCACGGCAAGGGAGCGGATGCCGGTGCGGCCTTCGGCAGTGGCGCGTCGGCGACGGTGTTCGGCGCCAGAGGATCGGCCAATTTCCTGAGCCGTTCCACCGCCATGTTGGCAGTGGTATTCTTCGTGAACAGCCTGTCGCTTGCGTATCTGGCGGCCTCGGAGCCGGAGACTCGCAGCCTGATCGAGCAGATGCGGGAACAGGCTGCGCAGGAAGAGATGCTCGACGAATCGCTGCCGATGGAGCCGATTCCGGGCCGCCCGAGCGACATTCCCGACTAG
- a CDS encoding NADH-quinone oxidoreductase subunit D produces MPEIRNFTLNFGPQHPSAHGVLRLVLEMDGEVVQRADPHIGLLHRGTEKLAESKPYNQSIGYMDRLDYVSMMCNEHGYVLAMEKLLEIEAPLRAQYIRVMFDEITRILNHLLWLGAHALDIGAMTVFLYAFREREDLMDCYEAVSGARLHATYYRPGGVARDLPDAMPKYQPSRWKTQAEVDALNANRQGSMLDFIESFTERFPGCVDEYETLLTDNRIWKQRTVGIGVVSPERAKQLGLTGPMLRGSGVEWDLRRKQPYEVYDRLDFDIPVGVNGDCYDRYLVRIEEMRQSNRIIRQCIDWLRANPGPVLLENYKVAPPRREEMKADMEALIHHFKLFTEGFCLPEGEVYAAVEHPKGEFGVYLVSDGANKPYRLKVRAPGFVHLSALDEMARGHMLADVVAIIGTQDIVFGEVDR; encoded by the coding sequence ATGCCTGAGATCCGCAACTTCACGCTGAACTTCGGTCCCCAGCATCCTTCGGCGCACGGGGTGCTGCGGCTGGTGCTCGAGATGGACGGCGAGGTCGTGCAGCGCGCAGATCCGCACATCGGCCTGCTGCATCGCGGCACCGAGAAACTCGCCGAGAGCAAGCCCTACAACCAGTCGATCGGGTACATGGACCGGCTCGACTATGTGTCGATGATGTGCAACGAGCACGGCTACGTGCTCGCGATGGAGAAGCTCCTCGAGATCGAGGCGCCGCTGCGTGCGCAGTACATCCGGGTGATGTTCGACGAGATCACGCGGATCCTGAACCACCTGCTCTGGCTGGGCGCACACGCGCTGGATATCGGCGCGATGACGGTCTTCCTGTATGCGTTCCGCGAGCGCGAAGACCTGATGGACTGCTACGAGGCGGTCAGCGGCGCGCGCCTGCATGCGACCTATTACCGTCCGGGCGGCGTCGCCCGCGACCTGCCCGACGCGATGCCGAAATACCAGCCGTCGCGCTGGAAGACCCAGGCCGAGGTCGATGCGCTGAACGCGAACCGCCAGGGCTCGATGCTAGATTTCATCGAGTCGTTTACCGAGCGGTTCCCCGGCTGCGTCGACGAGTACGAGACGCTGCTGACCGACAACCGGATCTGGAAGCAGCGCACGGTCGGCATCGGCGTGGTCAGCCCCGAGCGCGCGAAGCAGTTGGGCCTGACCGGGCCGATGCTGCGCGGCTCCGGCGTCGAGTGGGATCTGCGCCGCAAGCAGCCCTACGAGGTCTACGACCGGCTGGACTTCGATATCCCGGTGGGCGTGAACGGCGACTGCTACGACCGCTACCTGGTCCGGATCGAGGAGATGCGCCAGTCGAACCGCATCATCCGCCAGTGCATCGACTGGCTGCGTGCGAATCCCGGCCCGGTGCTGCTGGAGAACTACAAGGTCGCACCGCCGCGGCGCGAGGAGATGAAGGCCGACATGGAGGCGCTGATCCACCACTTCAAGCTGTTCACCGAGGGTTTCTGCCTGCCGGAAGGCGAGGTCTATGCCGCGGTCGAGCATCCGAAGGGGGAGTTCGGCGTCTATCTGGTCTCCGACGGCGCCAACAAGCCCTACCGGCTGAAGGT
- the ftsH gene encoding ATP-dependent zinc metalloprotease FtsH, translating to MNGLVKNLVIWAVIAVVLMSVFNNFSPEPQQETRAMTYSSFLSDVKGGRIESVTIEGTTIRGTTIEGRSFRTESPNDPGLIGDLLANNVEIRAQEPQRRSVLMDVLISWFPMLLLIAVWIYFMRQMQGGGAGGRGAMSFGKSKAKMMSEDQVKVTFADVAGCDEAKDEVSELVDFLRDPSKFQKLGGKIPRGVLMVGSPGTGKTLLAKAIAGEAKVPFFTISGSDFVEMFVGVGASRVRDMFDTAKKHAPCIIFIDEIDAVGRHRGAGLGGGHDEREQTLNQLLVEMDGFEGNEGVIVIAATNRPDVLDPALLRPGRFDRQVVVPAPDVRGREQILKVHMRKVPLSDDVRPTVIARGTPGFSGADLANLVNEAALFAARAGKRTVDMSDFERAKDKIMMGAERRSMVMSEDEKKLTAYHEAGHAIVGRTVPEHDPVYKVSIIPRGRALGVTMFLPEEDRYSHSKTRLESQIASLFGGRIAEELIFGLDRVTTGASNDIERATMIARNMVTKWGLSDRLGPLTYSEDENEVFLGRQVTQTKHMSDETAHAIDEEVRRIIDSSYERAKAILTDNMDKLHAMAQALVKYETIDEPQITDIMEGRTPRPPSDWKDDEPPGRPDSGSSSPDPAPGERPDTGVVGGPAPQA from the coding sequence TTGAATGGCCTGGTAAAGAACCTGGTGATCTGGGCGGTGATCGCGGTCGTGCTGATGTCCGTGTTCAACAACTTCAGCCCGGAACCGCAGCAGGAAACCCGCGCGATGACCTACTCGTCGTTCCTCAGTGACGTGAAGGGAGGGCGAATCGAGAGCGTGACGATCGAGGGGACCACGATCCGGGGCACGACCATCGAGGGGCGTTCGTTCCGCACCGAGAGCCCCAACGATCCTGGCCTGATCGGTGACCTGCTCGCGAACAACGTCGAGATCCGCGCCCAGGAGCCGCAGCGGCGTTCGGTGCTGATGGACGTGCTGATCAGCTGGTTCCCGATGCTGCTGCTGATCGCGGTCTGGATCTACTTCATGCGTCAGATGCAGGGTGGGGGCGCCGGGGGGCGGGGCGCGATGTCCTTCGGCAAGAGCAAGGCCAAGATGATGTCGGAGGACCAGGTCAAGGTGACCTTCGCCGATGTCGCCGGCTGCGACGAAGCCAAGGACGAGGTCTCGGAACTCGTGGACTTCCTGCGCGATCCTTCCAAGTTCCAGAAGCTCGGCGGCAAGATCCCGCGCGGCGTGCTGATGGTCGGTTCGCCCGGTACCGGCAAGACGCTGCTCGCCAAGGCGATCGCCGGCGAGGCCAAGGTGCCGTTCTTCACCATTTCGGGTTCCGACTTCGTCGAGATGTTCGTCGGCGTCGGCGCGTCGCGGGTGCGCGACATGTTCGACACCGCGAAGAAACACGCGCCGTGCATCATCTTCATCGATGAGATCGACGCGGTCGGCCGCCATCGCGGCGCTGGCCTCGGCGGCGGTCACGACGAGCGCGAGCAGACGCTGAACCAGCTGCTGGTCGAAATGGACGGCTTCGAGGGCAACGAGGGCGTGATCGTGATCGCCGCGACCAACCGCCCGGACGTGCTCGACCCGGCGCTGCTGCGCCCGGGCCGGTTCGACCGGCAGGTCGTGGTGCCGGCGCCGGATGTGCGCGGGCGCGAGCAGATCCTGAAGGTGCACATGCGCAAGGTGCCGCTGTCCGACGACGTCCGGCCGACGGTGATCGCGCGGGGTACGCCGGGTTTCTCCGGCGCCGATCTCGCGAACCTGGTCAACGAGGCGGCGCTGTTCGCGGCCCGGGCCGGCAAGCGCACGGTCGACATGTCTGATTTCGAGCGCGCGAAGGACAAGATCATGATGGGCGCCGAGCGCCGGTCGATGGTGATGAGCGAGGACGAGAAGAAACTGACCGCCTACCACGAGGCAGGGCATGCGATCGTCGGACGCACTGTCCCCGAGCACGACCCGGTGTACAAGGTGAGCATCATCCCGCGTGGCCGCGCGCTCGGGGTCACGATGTTCCTTCCCGAGGAGGATCGCTACAGCCATTCGAAGACGCGGCTGGAGAGTCAGATCGCGAGCCTGTTCGGCGGACGCATCGCCGAGGAGCTGATCTTCGGCCTCGACCGGGTCACGACCGGGGCCTCCAACGACATCGAGCGGGCGACGATGATCGCGCGCAACATGGTGACCAAGTGGGGTCTTTCCGACCGGCTCGGGCCGCTGACGTACAGCGAGGACGAGAACGAGGTGTTCCTCGGCCGTCAGGTCACCCAGACCAAGCACATGTCCGACGAGACCGCGCATGCGATCGACGAGGAGGTCCGCCGGATCATCGACAGCAGCTACGAGCGGGCGAAGGCGATCCTGACCGACAACATGGACAAGCTGCACGCGATGGCGCAGGCGCTGGTCAAGTACGAGACGATCGACGAGCCCCAGATCACCGACATCATGGAAGGGCGGACGCCGCGGCCGCCGAGCGACTGGAAGGACGACGAGCCTCCCGGCCGACCGGATTCCGGTTCGTCGTCCCCCGACCCCGCGCCGGGCGAACGGCCCGACACGGGCGTGGTCGGAGGGCCGGCGCCGCAGGCCTGA
- the greA gene encoding transcription elongation factor GreA, with protein MSKTPLTVTGAEKLKEELRRLKTVDRPRVVNAIAEARAHGDLKENAEYHAAREQQSFIEGRIREIEGKLSNAQVIDVTALPKTGKVVFGVTVLLEGTEDGTPATYRIVGDDEADIKQGMISVSSPIARALIGREEGDLVTVNAPGGALEYEILEVRYVN; from the coding sequence ATGAGCAAGACGCCCTTGACCGTGACCGGCGCGGAGAAGCTGAAGGAGGAACTGCGCCGGTTGAAAACCGTCGATCGGCCACGCGTGGTGAACGCGATCGCCGAAGCCCGCGCGCACGGCGACCTGAAGGAGAACGCCGAGTACCATGCTGCGCGCGAACAGCAGAGCTTCATCGAGGGGCGTATCCGCGAGATCGAGGGCAAGCTGTCGAACGCCCAGGTCATCGACGTCACCGCGCTGCCGAAGACCGGGAAAGTCGTGTTCGGCGTGACCGTGCTGCTCGAGGGCACCGAGGACGGAACGCCCGCGACCTACCGGATCGTCGGCGACGACGAGGCCGACATCAAGCAGGGAATGATTTCGGTCAGCTCGCCGATCGCGCGGGCGCTGATCGGGCGCGAGGAAGGCGACCTGGTGACCGTGAACGCACCGGGTGGGGCGCTCGAGTACGAAATCCTGGAGGTTCGCTACGTCAACTGA